A section of the Bryobacteraceae bacterium genome encodes:
- a CDS encoding signal peptidase I, with protein sequence MWKHALFWVRDLVLAVFIALVVILFLYQPVKVEGTSMLPTLTDQERVFINKFAYRLGLEHIQRGDTVVFWFPGDPSKSYIKRVIGLPGDRVEIRQGYVFVNGYPISEPYVPDDYRDRSSMSAIVVPEGHYFVMGDHRSSSNDSRHWGPLPARAIYGKAVFAYWPLERLGIVQ encoded by the coding sequence ATGTGGAAGCACGCCCTTTTCTGGGTTCGAGACCTCGTGCTTGCGGTCTTCATTGCGCTGGTGGTGATCCTTTTCCTTTACCAGCCGGTGAAGGTGGAAGGCACCTCGATGCTGCCGACGCTGACCGACCAGGAACGCGTCTTCATCAACAAATTCGCCTACCGGCTCGGGCTCGAGCACATCCAGCGCGGCGACACGGTGGTCTTCTGGTTTCCGGGCGATCCGTCGAAGAGCTACATCAAGCGCGTCATCGGCCTTCCCGGAGACCGGGTGGAGATCCGTCAGGGCTATGTGTTCGTCAATGGCTATCCGATCAGCGAGCCCTACGTGCCAGACGACTACCGCGACCGGTCGTCCATGTCCGCGATCGTGGTGCCGGAGGGCCACTACTTCGTGATGGGCGATCACCGCAGCTCGTCCAACGACAGCCGGCACTGGGGCCCGCTGCCCGCCCGCGCCATCTATGGCAAGGCCGTCTTCGCCTACTGGCCGCTGGAGCGGCTGGGCATCGTGCAATAG
- a CDS encoding SsrA-binding protein: MERNSLGENAAPIRVVSENRRAFHDYHVLEKLEAGLALTGTEIKSARQGKVQLRDAYADVIDGEAWLLNAHFSPYSHGNIWNHEPTRRRKLLLHRQEIDKLASKVLEKGLTLIPLRLYLKKGRLKCELGVCRGKKLHDKRQAEQAREKEMEARKAMSLRNTRRIRD; encoded by the coding sequence GTGGAGAGAAATTCTTTGGGCGAGAACGCAGCTCCAATCCGGGTCGTCAGCGAGAACCGCCGGGCCTTCCACGACTACCACGTCCTGGAAAAGCTCGAGGCCGGCCTTGCGCTCACCGGCACCGAGATCAAGTCCGCGCGGCAGGGCAAGGTGCAGTTGCGCGATGCCTACGCCGATGTCATCGACGGCGAGGCCTGGCTGCTCAACGCCCACTTCAGCCCGTATTCACACGGCAACATCTGGAATCACGAACCGACGCGCAGGCGCAAGCTGCTGCTGCACCGGCAGGAGATCGACAAACTGGCTTCGAAGGTCCTCGAGAAGGGCCTCACGCTCATCCCGCTGCGGCTGTACCTCAAGAAAGGACGGCTGAAGTGCGAACTCGGCGTTTGCCGCGGCAAGAAGCTGCACGACAAGCGCCAGGCCGAACAGGCGCGCGAGAAAGAGATGGAAGCCCGCAAGGCGATGAGCCTCAGAAATACCAGGAGGATCAGGGACTGA
- a CDS encoding amino acid permease: MASASAPALLRRLGLFSATALVISNMVGTGIFTTTGFLAGDLGKPWLVLGIWVVGAIIALAGALSYSELGVNFPASGGEYVYLTRAYGPTLGFMSGWVSFFAGFSAPVATAALAFSNYLGYFFPPLRQENIWFRRTWGEIGIEAGGAQAAAAALIFLFTVLNLFGVEFIARIQNTLTSIKVLVMIAFIAFGLAVGNGDWSHLRQAAERTSTAPLAAQFALSLFWIYVGYSGWNAATYIAEELKRPERTLPLALTIGTVIVAVLYLLFNVVFIYAVPLEQMKGVLAIGSLTARALFGQEGAAIFSALLAVSLMSTVNAMVTIGPRLYYAMARNGAFLPSAGYVHPKWRTPVVAILFQGACAMLMTLVNFGNLMTYIGYLLNLFAMLAVASLLWLRRRPDWQRLPAVSFAFPLVPMLFVVPGVWLVIAGLRFAPVISAAAGATLVSGALVYRYRVLPKLQQESGRLP; this comes from the coding sequence ATGGCATCGGCCTCCGCACCCGCTCTCTTGCGCCGCCTGGGCCTTTTCAGCGCCACCGCGCTGGTCATCTCCAACATGGTCGGCACCGGCATCTTCACGACTACCGGCTTTCTGGCCGGCGACCTGGGCAAGCCGTGGCTCGTGCTCGGCATCTGGGTGGTTGGCGCCATCATCGCGCTCGCCGGAGCGCTGTCCTACTCTGAACTCGGCGTGAATTTTCCCGCCAGCGGCGGCGAATACGTCTACCTCACGCGCGCCTACGGGCCGACGCTCGGATTCATGAGCGGATGGGTGAGTTTTTTTGCCGGATTTTCCGCGCCCGTGGCGACGGCGGCCCTCGCATTTTCGAATTATCTTGGCTATTTTTTTCCTCCCCTGCGCCAGGAAAACATCTGGTTCCGCCGCACCTGGGGCGAGATTGGCATCGAGGCCGGAGGCGCTCAGGCCGCCGCCGCGGCGCTGATTTTTCTCTTCACCGTGCTGAACCTGTTCGGCGTGGAATTCATCGCCCGCATCCAGAACACGCTCACTTCGATCAAGGTGCTCGTCATGATCGCCTTCATCGCCTTCGGGCTGGCGGTGGGCAACGGCGATTGGTCACACCTGCGGCAGGCGGCCGAGCGCACCTCGACGGCACCGCTGGCGGCGCAGTTCGCCCTCAGCCTCTTCTGGATCTATGTAGGCTACAGCGGCTGGAACGCGGCCACCTATATCGCCGAAGAGCTGAAGCGGCCGGAACGGACGCTCCCGCTGGCGCTCACCATCGGAACCGTCATCGTCGCCGTGCTCTATCTGCTGTTCAACGTCGTCTTCATTTACGCCGTGCCACTCGAGCAGATGAAGGGCGTACTCGCCATTGGCAGCCTGACGGCGCGGGCCCTGTTCGGACAGGAAGGCGCGGCGATCTTCAGCGCGCTGCTCGCCGTGAGCCTGATGTCCACGGTGAATGCCATGGTGACCATCGGCCCGCGCCTCTACTACGCCATGGCCAGGAACGGCGCCTTCCTGCCCTCGGCCGGCTATGTGCACCCGAAGTGGCGCACCCCGGTGGTGGCCATCCTGTTTCAGGGCGCCTGCGCGATGCTGATGACCCTGGTCAACTTCGGCAACCTGATGACCTACATCGGATATCTGCTGAACCTCTTCGCCATGCTGGCCGTCGCCAGCCTCCTGTGGCTGCGCCGGCGCCCGGACTGGCAGAGGCTGCCCGCCGTGAGTTTCGCTTTCCCGCTGGTGCCGATGCTGTTCGTCGTGCCCGGCGTGTGGCTGGTGATCGCCGGGCTGCGCTTTGCTCCGGTGATCTCGGCCGCCGCCGGAGCCACCCTGGTCTCCGGGGCGCTGGTCTACCGCTACCGCGTGCTTCCGAAACTCCAGCAGGAATCCGGCAGGCTGCCGTGA